A single region of the Saprospiraceae bacterium genome encodes:
- a CDS encoding ATP-binding protein, producing MMMRKIVLTGPESSGKTVLTQQLANHFQADWLPEYARFFLENLNRPYLEADLIDIARGQLQREIEKAQAKPPLLFCDTSLLVIHVWGLYKYGRSHPWIKQQLLKNPAHLYLLCSPDLPWEADPLREHADIIHREALFALYQTALDQLHLPYAIIAGQGPQRLAKAIAIVEEDKTMTIKM from the coding sequence TAAAACTGTTTTAACCCAACAATTGGCTAATCATTTTCAAGCAGATTGGCTACCCGAATATGCCCGTTTTTTTCTTGAAAACTTAAACCGGCCCTATCTGGAAGCAGATTTAATCGACATCGCTCGTGGCCAGCTCCAGAGAGAAATAGAAAAGGCACAGGCCAAACCCCCACTCCTTTTTTGCGACACCTCCTTGCTTGTCATTCACGTCTGGGGCTTGTATAAATATGGCCGTTCTCATCCCTGGATCAAGCAACAACTCTTAAAAAATCCCGCTCACCTCTACCTCCTCTGTAGCCCCGATCTCCCCTGGGAAGCCGACCCACTGCGGGAACATGCCGACATCATCCACAGGGAAGCCCTTTTCGCCCTGTACCAAACAGCATTAGACCAGTTACATTTGCCCTACGCAATCATAGCGGGCCAAGGCCCCCAACGCTTAGCTAAAGCCATTGCGATAGTCGAAGAAGACAAGACAATGACCATCAAAATGTGA
- a CDS encoding TonB-dependent receptor: MRFLNLLFLLFLCLWAQTQTTIRGNLTDAQGTPLVGANVLIIETQQGGFTDEKGVFTIDRVDAGTYTLVLTYVGYQSLRQPLIVGPDQPNMDLNLQLSERFFNLEGLTITATRAGEKTPMTYTNVTKETLEKRNLGQDVPYLLRWTPSTVVTSDAGTGIGYTGIRIRGSDPTRINVTINGIPLNDAESQGTFWVDLPDFITSTNDVQIQRGVGTSTNGAGAFGATINLNTAKLNETPYGSVNLGTGSFNTFKRNVTFGSGLLNNRFTLDGRLSRITSDGYIDRGWADLNAYYLSGAYIGKKSSLRFNLFSGHEITYQAWNGIPADLIDDPKTRTFNSAGTAKEGEPYENEVDNYRQTHYQLLYDSELSSDWQLSMALHYTKGSGYFENYEAEADMASFQLTPLELGGTTISNSDLIQRRWLDNDFYGGTFSLQHQTNDKSITTTLGGGYNRYDGLHFGEVIWARFASESEWGDRYYENDALKHDFHLYGKLNYTLAAGLNAYLDLQYRRVDYRFLGFNDQLERVEQSAALGFFNPKAGLWYQVNKQSELYLSFAVANREPNRNDYTENPISAVPKPERLYNTELGYRWRNKQSAFGANFYHMAYKDQLVLNGQINDVGEYIRVNVDNSFRAGLELVGALALNKQLWLDVNATLSENKVKAFTEYLDQYDEAFNWLGQQPVQRKNTNLAFSPAIITGAQLSWKALQQKQQKLEFGLMAKYISRQYIDNSGDREGNTLDPYFFSDVSIKYTIQTNWLKEISLNLLLRNITNELYEANAWSYRYQYGNEVFVDQGFYPQAGTNFLLGMKVAF; this comes from the coding sequence ATGCGTTTTTTAAACCTGCTTTTCTTACTGTTTTTGTGTCTATGGGCACAAACACAAACGACTATCCGGGGGAACTTGACGGATGCACAAGGTACCCCGCTGGTAGGGGCTAATGTCTTGATTATAGAAACCCAACAAGGTGGATTTACAGACGAAAAAGGCGTCTTTACGATCGATAGAGTGGACGCAGGAACCTACACCCTGGTCCTCACCTATGTCGGCTATCAATCCCTTCGACAACCGCTGATCGTCGGTCCCGATCAACCAAATATGGACCTGAATTTGCAATTGTCGGAGCGTTTCTTCAACCTGGAAGGCTTGACCATTACCGCCACCCGCGCTGGAGAAAAAACCCCCATGACCTACACCAATGTCACCAAGGAAACCTTGGAAAAGCGAAACCTCGGCCAAGATGTGCCCTACTTGCTCCGCTGGACCCCCTCAACGGTGGTGACCTCTGATGCAGGCACGGGCATCGGCTACACCGGCATTCGCATCCGTGGCTCCGACCCTACCCGCATCAATGTGACCATCAACGGTATTCCGCTCAATGACGCAGAATCACAGGGCACTTTCTGGGTCGATTTACCCGATTTTATCACTTCTACCAATGATGTGCAGATTCAGCGTGGGGTCGGAACCTCTACCAATGGCGCCGGGGCCTTTGGCGCTACCATCAACCTTAATACCGCTAAACTCAATGAAACGCCATATGGCAGCGTCAATCTGGGAACTGGCTCGTTTAACACCTTCAAACGCAATGTAACCTTTGGCTCTGGCTTGCTCAACAACAGATTTACCCTGGATGGACGCCTCTCCAGGATTACATCCGATGGCTATATTGATCGTGGATGGGCCGATCTGAACGCCTATTATTTGTCGGGGGCCTATATTGGTAAGAAAAGCTCCTTGCGCTTTAATTTGTTTTCCGGCCATGAAATCACCTACCAAGCTTGGAATGGCATTCCTGCTGACCTCATTGATGACCCTAAAACCAGGACCTTTAATTCAGCGGGAACGGCAAAAGAAGGAGAACCCTATGAAAATGAAGTAGATAATTATCGGCAAACGCATTATCAATTGCTGTACGATAGCGAATTGTCGTCGGATTGGCAATTGAGCATGGCTTTGCACTACACCAAAGGGAGCGGCTACTTTGAAAACTATGAGGCGGAGGCGGACATGGCTTCCTTCCAACTTACACCCCTGGAATTGGGGGGGACGACCATCAGTAATTCAGACCTCATTCAACGGCGGTGGCTCGATAATGACTTTTATGGTGGCACCTTCTCCTTGCAGCACCAAACGAACGATAAAAGCATTACAACGACCCTGGGAGGTGGCTATAATAGATATGATGGTTTGCATTTTGGAGAGGTTATTTGGGCACGGTTTGCCTCTGAGAGTGAATGGGGAGACCGCTACTATGAAAACGATGCCCTAAAACATGATTTCCACCTCTATGGCAAGCTTAATTATACCCTGGCAGCGGGCTTAAATGCTTACCTTGACCTCCAATACCGACGAGTAGATTATCGCTTTTTAGGGTTTAATGATCAACTGGAAAGGGTAGAACAATCGGCAGCACTCGGATTTTTTAACCCTAAAGCAGGTTTGTGGTACCAGGTAAATAAACAATCGGAATTATACCTTTCTTTCGCTGTAGCTAATCGCGAACCCAATCGCAATGATTATACCGAAAACCCCATCAGTGCGGTCCCAAAACCCGAACGCCTCTATAATACAGAGTTGGGCTATCGCTGGCGCAACAAACAATCTGCCTTCGGTGCTAACTTCTATCATATGGCTTACAAAGACCAATTGGTCCTAAATGGCCAGATCAATGATGTGGGGGAATACATTCGGGTAAATGTCGATAACAGTTTTCGCGCAGGTTTGGAATTGGTAGGAGCTTTGGCCTTGAACAAGCAATTATGGCTGGATGTTAATGCCACCTTGAGTGAAAACAAGGTAAAAGCCTTTACCGAATACTTGGACCAGTACGATGAGGCGTTCAATTGGTTAGGTCAACAGCCCGTGCAGCGGAAAAATACGAATCTGGCTTTTTCACCCGCTATTATTACAGGTGCGCAACTCAGTTGGAAAGCACTACAGCAGAAGCAACAAAAGCTGGAGTTTGGCCTGATGGCCAAATATATCAGCCGCCAGTATATCGACAATAGTGGCGACAGAGAAGGCAATACACTTGATCCTTACTTTTTTAGTGATGTGAGCATAAAATATACCATTCAGACCAACTGGCTGAAAGAAATAAGCCTGAATTTACTTCTTCGAAACATTACCAACGAACTGTATGAAGCCAATGCCTGGTCTTATCGCTACCAGTATGGCAATGAGGTATTCGTGGATCAGGGATTTTATCCGCAGGCAGGAACCAATTTCTTGCTGGGAATGAAGGTGGCCTTTTAG